Proteins encoded in a region of the Armatimonadota bacterium genome:
- a CDS encoding multidrug ABC transporter ATP-binding protein: protein MLEVTNLYKSFRSVRAVNGLSLHVQPGEIVGLLGPNGAGKTTTLRCICGILRPDAGQIVVGGYVLAKQEQQAKRLMAFIPEVPNPYELLTVREHIQFVAMCYDTMDTFRERIGELLHRFDLKEKEHDLVATLSKGMRQKLAVACAFVHNAKVFLCDEPLIGIDPKGQHELKSELQRLRDEGCAILVSTHQLDTAERLCDRVIIMQAGRKLAEGTLAELQAQAQMADSTLEQVFLRLTEEAEDVGAVVSDVATSGQ, encoded by the coding sequence ATGCTCGAAGTCACTAATCTCTACAAATCCTTTCGGAGCGTGCGGGCGGTCAACGGGCTGAGCCTGCATGTGCAACCGGGCGAGATAGTGGGCTTACTCGGTCCCAACGGTGCAGGCAAAACCACTACCCTGCGTTGCATTTGCGGTATCCTGCGTCCCGACGCAGGGCAAATTGTCGTCGGTGGATACGTTCTCGCCAAACAGGAGCAGCAGGCAAAACGGCTGATGGCATTTATCCCTGAAGTGCCTAACCCCTACGAACTGCTCACCGTGCGCGAACATATCCAGTTCGTCGCCATGTGCTACGACACGATGGATACCTTCCGAGAGCGCATTGGGGAACTGCTGCACCGCTTTGACCTGAAGGAGAAAGAGCATGATCTGGTAGCCACCCTCTCCAAAGGCATGAGGCAGAAGCTGGCAGTGGCATGCGCCTTTGTACACAACGCGAAGGTATTCCTGTGTGACGAGCCGCTCATCGGCATCGACCCTAAGGGGCAACATGAATTGAAGAGCGAGTTGCAGCGGCTACGCGATGAAGGATGTGCCATTCTGGTCAGTACGCACCAGCTGGACACCGCGGAGCGGTTGTGCGACAGGGTGATTATTATGCAAGCGGGGCGCAAGCTGGCGGAGGGCACACTGGCAGAACTGCAGGCGCAGGCGCAGATGGCGGACAGCACGCTGGAGCAGGTGTTCCTGCGTTTAACCGAGGAGGCGGAGGATGTGGGCGCTGTGGTTTCTGACGTGGCGACTTCTGGTCAATAG
- a CDS encoding oxidoreductase, with amino-acid sequence MEYVRLGRSGLRVSRLCLGTMNFGPLTSEEDSHAIMDRALELGINFFDTANVYGWKLGEGITEQIIGRWFAKGGGRREKVVIATKVYNPMGNWPNESRLSILHIKRACEDSLRRLQTDYIDLYQMHHVDRDCPWEEVWQAMEQLYREGKILYVGSSNFAGWHITQAQEIAKQRHFMGLVSEQSLYNLTARMIELEVIPACQAYGIGIIPWSPLAGGLLGGVLQGVKEGRRASEGIQKRIEQMRDKLEAWENLCKELGESPANVALAWLLHQPAVTAPIIGPRTVQQLDETMRCLEIKLSEEVLKKLDEIFPGPGGPAPEAYAW; translated from the coding sequence ATGGAGTACGTTCGTCTGGGACGTTCCGGTCTGCGTGTTAGCCGCTTGTGTCTCGGCACGATGAACTTCGGTCCCCTCACCAGCGAAGAAGACAGCCATGCGATTATGGATCGCGCTCTGGAGCTGGGTATCAACTTCTTTGACACCGCCAACGTGTACGGCTGGAAGCTGGGCGAGGGAATCACCGAGCAGATTATCGGGCGATGGTTCGCTAAGGGCGGCGGACGACGTGAGAAAGTGGTCATCGCCACCAAGGTGTACAACCCGATGGGCAACTGGCCCAACGAGTCACGCCTGTCTATCTTGCACATCAAGCGCGCTTGCGAGGACAGCCTGCGTCGCCTGCAGACAGATTACATCGACCTCTACCAGATGCACCACGTCGACCGTGACTGCCCCTGGGAAGAGGTGTGGCAGGCGATGGAGCAGCTGTATCGCGAGGGCAAAATACTGTATGTAGGCAGCAGCAACTTCGCGGGGTGGCATATCACGCAGGCACAGGAGATTGCCAAACAGCGCCACTTCATGGGGCTGGTGTCCGAACAGAGCCTATATAACCTCACTGCCCGCATGATCGAGCTGGAGGTCATCCCTGCCTGCCAGGCGTACGGTATCGGCATCATCCCGTGGAGCCCGCTGGCTGGCGGACTGCTGGGAGGCGTGTTGCAGGGTGTCAAAGAGGGACGACGCGCCTCGGAGGGCATCCAGAAACGCATCGAGCAGATGCGCGACAAGCTGGAGGCATGGGAGAATCTGTGCAAGGAGCTGGGCGAGTCGCCTGCTAACGTCGCCCTGGCGTGGTTGTTGCACCAGCCTGCGGTCACCGCGCCCATCATCGGTCCCCGCACGGTGCAGCAGCTGGACGAGACCATGCGTTGCCTGGAGATTAAGCTGAGCGAAGAGGTGCTGAAGAAGCTGGATGAAATCTTCCCCGGTCCGGGCGGTCCCGCGCCGGAAGCGTATGCCTGGTAA
- the queA gene encoding S-adenosylmethionine:tRNA ribosyltransferase-isomerase: MVEQTVEEAARLLEEYHYDLPEEHIAQQPAEPRDGSRLLVLHRQTGQREHRIFRDIVQYLHAGDTLVLNNTRVSARRLRGVKTTGARVEVLLLREVEPGIWEALVRPGRRLLVGSQVILEGRLQAEVTACLPQGVRLLRFEDATAVHCQPLGEIPLPPYIRRKLENEERYQTVYAAVNGSAAAPTAGLHFTPELLQRIREIGVRIVYITLHVGIATFRHPEPEQLAQERLHPEWYTISEEAAEAINNTPGRIVAVGTTCVRALESAATGKRQVQACSGSTELFIMPGFRFQIVEALVTNFHLPASTPLLLTCAFAGKERVFEAYREAIAMGYRFLSFGDAMLIL, encoded by the coding sequence ATGGTTGAGCAGACGGTAGAAGAGGCAGCACGATTGCTGGAAGAGTACCACTACGACCTGCCGGAGGAGCACATCGCACAGCAGCCCGCAGAGCCTCGAGATGGCTCGCGCCTGCTGGTACTGCACCGCCAAACCGGACAGCGCGAGCATCGTATCTTCCGTGACATCGTACAGTACCTGCACGCGGGCGACACGCTGGTACTGAACAATACGCGCGTGAGCGCTCGTCGCCTGCGTGGCGTCAAAACCACCGGCGCTCGAGTGGAAGTACTGTTGTTGCGCGAGGTGGAACCAGGCATATGGGAAGCGCTGGTGCGTCCGGGCAGGCGATTGCTGGTGGGCAGTCAGGTGATTCTGGAAGGACGATTGCAAGCGGAGGTGACCGCCTGCTTGCCGCAGGGGGTGCGCCTGTTGCGTTTTGAGGACGCCACAGCGGTACATTGCCAGCCGCTGGGCGAGATACCCTTGCCACCATACATCCGGCGTAAGCTGGAGAACGAGGAGCGTTATCAAACGGTGTACGCGGCGGTCAACGGCTCCGCAGCCGCTCCAACCGCCGGGTTGCATTTCACCCCGGAGCTGCTCCAGCGCATTCGTGAGATAGGCGTGCGTATCGTGTACATCACCTTGCATGTCGGCATCGCCACCTTCCGTCATCCCGAACCGGAGCAGCTGGCACAGGAGCGCCTGCACCCGGAGTGGTACACCATCTCCGAAGAAGCTGCTGAAGCCATCAACAACACGCCCGGACGTATTGTGGCGGTGGGCACCACTTGTGTGCGTGCACTGGAGAGCGCAGCGACAGGCAAACGACAGGTACAGGCATGCTCTGGCAGTACCGAGCTATTCATTATGCCGGGTTTCCGGTTCCAGATTGTGGAAGCGTTAGTAACCAACTTCCATCTGCCTGCCTCCACACCACTTCTGCTCACCTGCGCCTTTGCGGGCAAGGAAAGGGTTTTCGAAGCCTATCGCGAGGCGATTGCGATGGGCTATCGCTTCCTGAGCTTTGGAGACGCCATGCTGATACTCTAG
- a CDS encoding 1,2-diacylglycerol 3-glucosyltransferase codes for MHIAIFSESYPPVTNGVAVSVSTLRRELLRRGHRVTVITARHPQAPAQEEDVIRLPSFTWLFAPDYPLPQPRPLPGLHRFFRENRVDVIHVQIPFLLGVIGLRMGRRYGIPVVAHYHTLYDRYLHYAPVAPQGALRALLWWHLRRFYRRVQAVIVPSRFAGQYLQRFGVQSRAVEVIPTGVQFHPLVVARDEARTRYALPPDCPILVYVGRLAREKNLNLLLEMFVLVRRDVPNVLLWLVGSGNAEEALQKQVQRMGLSTAVRLQGRVPHEHISAVYAAADLFVFPSVTETQGLVLWEAQAHGLPCVVVNEGGAPESVRDGVDGLLVPDEAKAFAQAVVRLLKDDALRQQMSRNALCSPRLTPGEMAERVLEVYRRVLVHPPVNQQTGG; via the coding sequence GTGCATATCGCCATCTTCTCCGAATCGTATCCGCCTGTCACCAACGGGGTGGCGGTATCCGTCAGCACCCTGCGCCGTGAGCTGCTGCGAAGGGGGCACCGCGTGACAGTGATCACCGCGCGCCATCCGCAAGCGCCCGCGCAGGAGGAGGATGTGATTCGGCTGCCTTCGTTTACCTGGTTGTTTGCGCCTGATTATCCTCTGCCTCAGCCCCGCCCTCTACCCGGGTTGCATCGCTTCTTCCGCGAGAACCGCGTGGACGTGATTCACGTACAAATCCCGTTCCTGTTGGGGGTTATCGGCTTGCGCATGGGCAGGCGGTATGGGATACCCGTGGTGGCGCACTATCACACGCTGTACGACCGCTATCTGCACTACGCACCGGTAGCGCCTCAAGGAGCGTTGCGTGCACTGCTATGGTGGCATCTACGGCGGTTCTACCGGCGTGTGCAGGCGGTGATTGTACCTTCGCGCTTCGCCGGTCAGTATCTGCAACGCTTTGGGGTACAATCTCGTGCTGTAGAGGTGATACCGACCGGCGTGCAGTTTCATCCGCTGGTGGTGGCACGGGATGAGGCAAGAACACGCTATGCTCTGCCTCCAGATTGTCCGATACTGGTATACGTGGGTAGACTGGCTCGTGAGAAGAACCTGAATCTGCTGCTGGAGATGTTCGTGCTGGTACGGCGTGACGTGCCGAATGTCTTGCTATGGCTGGTGGGTAGCGGCAACGCAGAAGAGGCTCTCCAGAAGCAGGTTCAACGCATGGGGCTGTCCACGGCGGTGCGTTTGCAAGGCAGAGTTCCCCACGAACACATCAGCGCGGTGTACGCAGCGGCGGACCTGTTCGTCTTTCCCTCGGTCACCGAGACGCAGGGGCTGGTGCTCTGGGAGGCGCAGGCGCATGGTCTACCCTGCGTGGTGGTCAACGAAGGCGGCGCGCCCGAATCGGTGCGAGACGGTGTGGACGGCTTGCTGGTGCCTGATGAAGCAAAGGCGTTCGCACAGGCGGTAGTTCGCCTGCTGAAAGATGACGCTCTGCGCCAGCAGATGAGCCGGAACGCCCTGTGCTCGCCGCGGCTGACGCCGGGCGAAATGGCAGAAAGGGTACTGGAAGTGTATCGGCGGGTGCTGGTGCACCCGCCTGTAAACCAGCAGACAGGAGGTTGA
- a CDS encoding alkaline phosphatase, whose translation MVDSILKPIAEWVIAVISSMGYPGIVLLMAIESACIPLPSEIIMPFSGYLVYTGRFDLHAASFAGALGCAVGSAVAYWVGIWGGRPFLEKYGRYVLIRRKDLDAADRFFERWGMWAVFIARLLPIIRTFISLPAGISRMPFVPFLVLSFVGSVPWCYLLTYVGKVLGENWQSIRSYFHGADVVVGIALAAGFAFWLWHHLKPEPAESETQR comes from the coding sequence TTGGTAGATAGCATCCTTAAACCCATCGCCGAGTGGGTGATAGCGGTTATCTCCTCGATGGGGTACCCGGGCATCGTGCTCCTGATGGCGATAGAGAGCGCATGCATTCCTCTGCCCAGTGAGATTATCATGCCGTTCTCGGGTTATCTAGTATATACTGGTCGATTTGACCTGCACGCGGCGTCGTTCGCCGGCGCACTGGGTTGTGCAGTCGGCTCGGCAGTGGCTTACTGGGTAGGCATCTGGGGCGGCAGACCGTTTTTAGAAAAGTATGGTCGTTATGTGTTGATACGGCGTAAAGACCTGGACGCTGCCGACCGTTTCTTCGAACGATGGGGAATGTGGGCGGTGTTCATCGCCAGACTGCTACCCATTATCCGCACCTTTATCTCGCTGCCAGCAGGTATCAGCCGGATGCCTTTCGTTCCGTTTCTGGTGCTTTCCTTCGTGGGGTCAGTGCCGTGGTGCTACCTGCTGACGTACGTGGGCAAGGTGCTGGGCGAGAACTGGCAGAGCATTCGCAGCTACTTTCACGGGGCGGACGTAGTCGTCGGCATCGCCCTGGCAGCAGGTTTCGCCTTCTGGTTGTGGCACCACCTGAAGCCCGAACCGGCGGAAAGCGAGACACAGAGATAG
- a CDS encoding transport permease protein — MLEELRELYRYRELLWTLVLRELRVRYKNSYLGFFWSLIVPLVTVAVLTVVFKRVMGMVIPNYSAYVLAAFLPWMYFQTALLDSSQSVLAQIQLVKKVYFPREVLPLAAVLANLIHFVLALLVFFVYLLGYVRAPLMPGVVLLPVLVFFQTLLIAGLSLIISCLNVFYEDTKYIVSIGLQLMFYLVPVIYFSEQVYHAQLASPELQHWIYLVYHLNPIAMLMTAYRKILLPPITVQQIGAVQKQTFVSLPMDWGLLVVACVASVVIFVLGYAFFNRRKWDFAEQP; from the coding sequence ATGCTTGAGGAACTGCGTGAGCTATATCGCTACCGTGAATTGCTTTGGACGCTGGTACTGCGCGAATTGCGCGTGCGCTACAAGAACTCCTATCTAGGCTTTTTCTGGTCGCTGATCGTTCCCCTCGTGACGGTTGCAGTGCTCACCGTTGTTTTCAAGCGCGTGATGGGCATGGTCATCCCGAACTACTCAGCGTATGTGCTGGCGGCGTTTCTGCCCTGGATGTACTTCCAGACGGCGTTGCTGGATTCGTCGCAGTCGGTGTTAGCGCAGATACAGCTGGTGAAAAAGGTGTACTTTCCGCGCGAGGTGCTACCTCTGGCAGCGGTGCTGGCGAATCTGATACACTTCGTGCTCGCGCTGCTGGTGTTTTTCGTCTACCTGCTGGGTTATGTGAGAGCACCCTTAATGCCCGGTGTGGTGTTGCTACCTGTGCTGGTATTTTTCCAGACGCTGCTGATTGCCGGGCTGAGCCTTATCATCTCCTGCCTCAACGTGTTTTATGAGGACACCAAATATATCGTCAGCATCGGCTTGCAGCTGATGTTTTATCTGGTGCCGGTTATCTATTTCTCGGAACAGGTATACCACGCACAACTCGCCTCCCCGGAGTTACAGCACTGGATATACCTGGTATACCACCTGAACCCCATCGCCATGCTGATGACCGCTTACCGCAAAATCCTGCTCCCGCCCATCACCGTTCAGCAGATAGGTGCGGTACAGAAACAAACGTTTGTCTCACTCCCGATGGACTGGGGGTTGCTGGTGGTGGCGTGCGTGGCGTCGGTGGTTATCTTTGTGTTAGGCTACGCTTTCTTCAACAGACGCAAGTGGGACTTTGCGGAGCAGCCATGA
- a CDS encoding ABC transporter ATP-binding protein encodes MKDTAILLEHVSKSYRLSHQPYASLKGILLSMFRYRRRIEVHQALNDVSLTIRHGETVGLIGVNGSGKSTLLAIIARVVRPSAGKVQVNGRVAPLLQLGVGFHPDLTGLENVYFNGIILGLTRQQIAERLPSIVRFAELEEFIDTPVRAYSSGMVLRLGFAVAVHTDPEIILMDEVLAVGDEAFQHKCLRKIQEFQHEGRTILLVSHDMNQVRQVATRTVWLHQGRVMADGATDEVVKRYLAFTEELEKQAI; translated from the coding sequence ATGAAAGACACCGCTATTTTGCTGGAACATGTCTCCAAGAGCTATCGTCTATCACATCAGCCGTACGCGTCGCTGAAGGGTATTTTACTGTCGATGTTCCGGTACCGGCGGCGCATTGAGGTGCATCAGGCGCTCAACGATGTGAGCCTGACCATCCGGCACGGTGAGACGGTGGGCTTAATCGGGGTCAACGGCAGCGGCAAATCTACCCTGCTGGCGATTATCGCGCGTGTCGTTCGCCCCAGTGCGGGCAAGGTTCAGGTAAACGGGCGAGTGGCGCCGTTGTTGCAGCTGGGCGTCGGTTTTCATCCTGACCTGACCGGGCTGGAGAACGTGTATTTTAACGGCATCATTTTAGGGCTGACGCGCCAGCAGATTGCGGAGAGACTCCCCTCCATCGTCCGGTTCGCAGAGCTGGAAGAGTTTATCGACACGCCGGTACGCGCTTACTCATCGGGCATGGTGCTCCGGCTGGGTTTTGCCGTGGCGGTGCATACCGACCCGGAGATTATCCTGATGGATGAGGTGCTGGCGGTGGGCGACGAAGCATTCCAGCATAAATGCTTGCGAAAAATACAGGAATTCCAGCATGAAGGTAGAACCATCTTATTAGTATCACATGACATGAATCAGGTGCGTCAGGTAGCTACCCGCACGGTGTGGTTGCATCAAGGGCGCGTTATGGCTGATGGCGCCACCGACGAGGTAGTGAAACGGTATCTGGCGTTTACCGAGGAGTTAGAAAAGCAAGCGATATAG